In Bactrocera neohumeralis isolate Rockhampton chromosome 5, APGP_CSIRO_Bneo_wtdbg2-racon-allhic-juicebox.fasta_v2, whole genome shotgun sequence, the genomic window aaatcaagaaaaaattataacttcGGTTGAGCCGAAGCTAAAATACCTTTTAGAAATAAAGTTTCCTTGCAAGAtcttgatcagtttgtatggcagctatggtggtccgatatGAACAGTTTGTTCAGAGATTACAGCATTGTTTTAGACGACAATTCAAGAAAAaattcgtaaagatatcttgtcagatAAAAAAGGTTTCCTTACAAGAACATAAAATTAATCGTTAAatttaactatgtatatactagATACTATAGCTCCTTGTAAAGAAAAGAACGTGTTGAACATTTGACAGCTTTGTCCTAAAAACTGAGAGACAAACGGCCAGACAGGCATGACTAAAtaaactcagctcgtcatgctgatcatttatatatattttatagggtcacTGACGTTGCTTTCTGGTTCTTACAAACGTGCAagttaatatatcctgttcgggtataataataaataattaaattttgagcgAAAAGCAGTAAATTagaataaaatacaacaaaaaaataaaaaaaatgttttaaaaaaactaaccTCAATTCCTTAAAAACTTTTCTTAGTACACATTTTTAggttaagttttaaaattattttatgctatTACTAATTATAAATCTATTAAATTCTTATTGGTattactatttataaatgtCTTAATTTCTCATTCAGGATGGACTCCAACGGTTCTGGTGGCGAGGCTAATCCGCCCGAAAATTTACTCGGTACCTCACCCGGTGCCTCAAGTTTACGCAGTCGCACTGAGAGTGAAAGTTCTGACAAGTAAGTAATTGTAAAATATGTCTATATTATCTATTTTATggtaaatttttgcttttctacTTCAGGCTAGCGCGTTTCGTTCTGCCCAGCATGGATGGTAGTCCACCAAAGGTGCTAACACTGAACGAAGTGGGTGATGtgctaaaaaatatacaaaacatgGAACTGGTGCACGAAATTGCAATTAATCCAGAGTTTAAATTCGAGCCTTATGAACCACCAGAGAACAGGTAAGACAATAAGagatgaaatgtcaaaattgtTTACTAAATGAATTCAATAAACTTTCAATACGACAGCCTGGAACGCCGCATCAAAGATATTATGCATAAAGCCTTCTGGGATGTATTGCGTGGTGAATTGAATGAAAATCCTCCTCGCTATGATTACGCCCTACAATTGTTGGCTGAGATTAAAGATTGCTTTCCACAAATCATCTCGCAGAATAATACACGTGCCTTACAGCACATCAACGAAATACTGGACATCGATGTACTCAAGCAACAAGCCGAGGAGGGTGTCCTAGATTTTAGAGCTTATGCAAATTTTGTCATACAAATTATGGCTAAGTCGTGTGCACCAGCCCGTGATGAAATGGTGCGTCAGTTAACTGAAATCACAGATGTGGTGGATACTTTTAAGAATATACTGGAAACAATGGCGCTCATGAAATTAGATATGGTCAACTGTTTACTCGATTTTGCACGCAATGACATTATGGCCAATTCGGTGGAATATGAAAAGAAGAAATTCAAGGAGTATTTGGAGTATTACAAATGTAAGTTAACTCAGAGGgcatttacattttaaatgtacaaattttaattcattccTCTTTATAGTTGGCTTCCCAGCCACCGAAAATTGGCTGAAGAACAGTTGTGCACATGATGTCAATAATGTGCCCTCAACGCCAGAACAAACCATCTCCAATGCTTACATGCAACTTATGGATTGGGACGAGTCCATGGAGTTCCCAGAGGTGCTGTCGGTTGACAAGGAACGTATCTTGAAACTGGGCCAACGTGCCAAACGTATTTGCACATGCGCGGCAGTCATCTCCATTTGCTCAGGTGTGCCGATTATTTCGCAACGCTCTGAAAATCGTGTCGCACTTGCCAAgcaaattgaaatcatattgcAAGGCACtactaataaaaagtaaatgaaaatggaaaacttTGTAAAACGAACTTAAAGTGAcaactaacttttttttttgtagagagCTCTTGGATTCGATAGAAAACGTTTGGCTGCAAGTCAAGACGGTCATAAATGGGTACTTGCAAAAGGAAAATCAACCGATAATGGATACTAATACGGAGGAATTATTGAAATCGCAAATAATGCAGGCGGGCAACAAGGATTCACCTGTAGGCCAACTAATgtgtaagtatttttttttccaagtaATTAAATAAGCACAATTGATTAAATGTAGTTTGAGAAAAAGATTATATAACTTCATCTGCTTCAATAGGGAAACGTTTTCAAACATATTTCCGTTTGGCCCTACGCTCGCGAGCCGGTTTGCCACCGCCACCACCTGGCTATGCGGATTTCCAAGATGAACTCGAGGCTTATACCACTGCCTTAAAACGCGTAATTGCCTATAATCATTCCGTCTTCGGTGAATACTTTATGCGTGTCCTCACACAACAGCCTTTCGCAAGCAGCGCAGCAACAGTAA contains:
- the LOC126760005 gene encoding T-complex protein 11-like protein 1 isoform X1; this translates as MPADSISRMDSNGSGGEANPPENLLGTSPGASSLRSRTESESSDKLARFVLPSMDGSPPKVLTLNEVGDVLKNIQNMELVHEIAINPEFKFEPYEPPENSLERRIKDIMHKAFWDVLRGELNENPPRYDYALQLLAEIKDCFPQIISQNNTRALQHINEILDIDVLKQQAEEGVLDFRAYANFVIQIMAKSCAPARDEMVRQLTEITDVVDTFKNILETMALMKLDMVNCLLDFARNDIMANSVEYEKKKFKEYLEYYKFGFPATENWLKNSCAHDVNNVPSTPEQTISNAYMQLMDWDESMEFPEVLSVDKERILKLGQRAKRICTCAAVISICSGVPIISQRSENRVALAKQIEIILQGTTNKKELLDSIENVWLQVKTVINGYLQKENQPIMDTNTEELLKSQIMQAGNKDSPVGQLMWKRFQTYFRLALRSRAGLPPPPPGYADFQDELEAYTTALKRVIAYNHSVFGEYFMRVLTQQPFASSAATVTTSDAAAAGGTTAREQDSADNAAAAVTAEEKATQSQ
- the LOC126760005 gene encoding T-complex protein 11-like protein 1 isoform X2, coding for MDSNGSGGEANPPENLLGTSPGASSLRSRTESESSDKLARFVLPSMDGSPPKVLTLNEVGDVLKNIQNMELVHEIAINPEFKFEPYEPPENSLERRIKDIMHKAFWDVLRGELNENPPRYDYALQLLAEIKDCFPQIISQNNTRALQHINEILDIDVLKQQAEEGVLDFRAYANFVIQIMAKSCAPARDEMVRQLTEITDVVDTFKNILETMALMKLDMVNCLLDFARNDIMANSVEYEKKKFKEYLEYYKFGFPATENWLKNSCAHDVNNVPSTPEQTISNAYMQLMDWDESMEFPEVLSVDKERILKLGQRAKRICTCAAVISICSGVPIISQRSENRVALAKQIEIILQGTTNKKELLDSIENVWLQVKTVINGYLQKENQPIMDTNTEELLKSQIMQAGNKDSPVGQLMWKRFQTYFRLALRSRAGLPPPPPGYADFQDELEAYTTALKRVIAYNHSVFGEYFMRVLTQQPFASSAATVTTSDAAAAGGTTAREQDSADNAAAAVTAEEKATQSQ